A window of Panicum virgatum strain AP13 chromosome 8K, P.virgatum_v5, whole genome shotgun sequence contains these coding sequences:
- the LOC120646301 gene encoding bisdemethoxycurcumin synthase-like, which yields MSQDEFTDWYFRVTKSDHLTELKAKMKRMCDKSGIKKRHFHHTEETIGGHPEFLDRAAPSLGARLRISADAVPELAAAAAGRAIVEWGRQAADVTHLVVATNSGADEPGADLRLALLLGLRPAVRRTLLYLHGCSASFVAMRLAKDIAENNRGARVLVACAHAAVLPFGAPDEAQLDALVATALFSDGAGAAIVGAGPTDPVERPIFRIVSSAQATLPGTEHAVGIDLGEGGVRYRMAAEVPELVRGNIERCLVGPAAASGGGSWNGLFWAVNPGSRPLLDSYEAALGLEAGKLAASRRVLSEHGNMLAATIIFVLDEMRRRRQDGEKEEGEGSQWGIMSGLGPGLTIETIDLHACTS from the exons ATGTCTCAGGACGAGTTCACCGACTGGTACTTCCGTGTCACCAAGAGCGACCACCTGACCGAGCTCAAGGCCAAGATGAAGAGAATGT GTGACAAGTCAGGCATCAAGAAGCGCCATTTCCACCACACCGAGGAGACGATCGGCGGGCACCCGGAGTTCCTGGACCGCGCGGCTCCGTCGCTCGGCGCGCGGCTGCGCATCTCCGCGGACGCCgtgcccgagctcgccgccgcggcggcggggcgggcgatCGTGGAGTGGGGCCGGCAGGCTGCCGACGTCACGCACCTCGTCGTCGCCACCAACTCCGGCGCCGACGAGCCGGGcgccgacctccgcctggcactTCTCCTGGGCCTCCGCCCGGCCGTGCGCCGCACCTTGCTGTACCTCCACGGGTGCTCGGCGAGCTTCGTCGCGATGCGGCTCGCCAAGGACATCGCCGAGAACaaccgcggcgcgcgcgtgctCGTGGCCTgcgcccacgccgccgtcctcccCTTCGGCGCCCCCGACGAGGCCCAGCTCGACGCCCTTGTCGCCACGGCCCTCTTcagcgacggcgccggcgcggccatcGTCGGCGCCGGCCCGACAGACCCCGTCGAGCGCCCCATCTTCCGCATCGTGTCGTCCGCGCAGGCGACGCTGCCGGGGACGGAGCATGCCGTGGGGATCGATCTCGGCGAGGGTGGCGTCCGGTACCGCATGGCCGCTGAGGTGCCGGAGCTTGTCCGCGGCAACATAGAGCGGTGCCTGgtgggcccggcggcggcgagtggcggcggcagctggaACGGCCTTTTCTGGGCGGTAAACCCTGGCAGCCGCCCGCTGCTGGACAGCTACGAGGCCGCCCTGGGTCTGGAGGCCGGGAAGCTCGCGGCCAGCCGGCGCGTGCTGAGCGAGCACGGCAACATGTTGGCCGCGACCATCATCTTCGTCCTCGACGAgatgcggcggcgccgccaagaTGGCGAgaaggaagaaggggagggctcGCAATGGGGGATCATGTCGGGGCTCGGGCCAGGGCTCACAATCGAGACAATAGATTTGCATGCCTGCACTAGCTAG